TCCAAATGATGGTCAGAGAGATAACAGTGTCACATACTACACCGGAATTTGTGTTAGCGGAAAAGAATACCCATTACACAAATGAGTTTCATGTGTGATTGAATCTTGCCTTGAATGATAACCATAAAAGTGAtggataaaaagtaaaattgcATGGCACAAACTCAAAGATACAAACTTACGGGTTcttgggtttttttgttttctaaagcACCAAAATCAAAGAAGTCCaacaatcttaaatattcaaaaAGTGATTAAATCACACGGAACCCAGTTCCTTTTAGTTACGTGCACTTAGTTACGTGTATACCACAAAACAATGTTCCATGTGGGCATAAGCAAAACCGGGCGAAAATACGATGAATTTGGCAAACCCAAGTTCCTTTTTTTTGGTGGGTACTTGAACATGAATCTTTGAGGAATTTCAAAGCTTTACTCTCATATTCTTGACACCAATAGAAGAAATTCCTATCCTCAAACCATCAACATTTGCCATGAAGCCCGTATTTTGTAGAATTATTGCGAAATCTTAAAAAGTGAGAAATAGAACATTCGCGCACATAAATAAAGAGAACATGGATGAGAAGGAGAGGACCTGACGGAGTCGCGCTGGCCCCTAAGTTCTGGAGGGAGTTTGCGGTCATTGACGGCGTCTATAACGGCCGATAGACGGTCGACGAGCTTCTTCTCTGCCTTGGGAGATTTATTTGACGAAGAAGAAGACGGTGACGGTGACGAAGAAGCGGTGGAGGAAGAGGCCCACCTAGGCATGGACCCACCGAGGCCCACCACCGCCGATGATCTCTGAATGAGAGAGCTTGATTTCGGAGATGTCACGATTATTCTCGCGAGCCAGGTCGCCATGTCCGAACGCGAGACGAAGCCTCGTGGCCTTGCTAAGCCTCTAGATGGACTTGATTTAGATGGAATTTCTCTTTGTGGGCGGCTGAGCTGTTAACACGTGGGCTTCGAGGGAGAGCATGGTAACGAATGAGGATACCGACGTGTTTGAGGACGATTGGGCAGAAAAGTCAATCGTGGACTGGCAGgagttggaaaatatttttaaaaatattattgggaGCAGCTACCGTTGAGagcaattatttttacatacatTACGTGACATCATCTAAGCTACACAtctcttaaatttaaaattagaaagagacgatgagagagagtggagatgagagagagagacgacgagagagagagtcaaggagagagagatctgatgagagagaaccgagatgagagagagacaatgagagagagacgatgagggatgagagagatgCTTATGAGAGAGACGATGGAAAGAGAGATGAGAAGCGAGAAGCCGTCTAGTGTGTTTtgcaccaaaaaacaaaaaaaacaaaaggatgagAAGTAATCATGTAGTATGTCCAATGTGTGCACAACTACAGTGGCTGATCTCTAGCActactcttatttttataaaaaaaaatactaatttgtCTCCTCATTTTGTTCACTTACTTTGACCGCttgtatatttaaatttttttttatttaatgattaaataagtgacttttagtatattgatatatatatttttttaaaaatatttaaatatgttaaaaaagaataattctacatacaatcgtgaagtgggTAAACGTcacataatcattttaaaaaaaatgagggtCCACcattaaaagattaattttttttatgtgaatcccatgttttatttgcttttttCAAGACAATTACGCGACAATTGCACAATTcacagttataaatatattttctttataacaatattttatttaacttttaacttttatttcatctcaactcactatccactATCCAAACATCACCTTAATCAAACTGCATGCATAATTTTGCCATGCACTACACAGCTCCACGtaggctcgtttgttttcataataattttcaatttattttatttcatttaatcattacaaattttttaattttttacacaaaataaaataaataatataattttttcaaatctaaaaataaaaaataatattaaaaaaatatattctaataatattttatttaactttcaattttcatctcattttatctaatctacCGAAACAAAGGAGGAACACGTTGCCATGAGTAGTACTGCAGCAGTCGACATATATATCTCCTCCTTGAGCCCTAATTATTTTGTAGTTAAATATACGTACACTTGGCCGGGGATGaatcttttaatatataaatgcaGGAATAATGAGGCtcactttcaataataaaatagttgCAGTAAATTTTATTCTGCCAGCTTGTTGATGATCAGATGATATTCTTGATCATTAATTACCTTAGAATTAGAATGATCATCAATAATATTCGAACATGCGATGTCAAAAAATGATATTCGAAGTTCGAACACGCAATTAAACAATTGTCCAGtgcttaataatatatatgtaaaatggtCCCAAAGTACATGATCGATcaggaaatttagaaaaacgTTGAAGAAGAACAATTAAacaagtaaattaattaatcagaAACATGATGATCAATAGTGGGTTCCTTGAGGATCGTCGGAGTTGTCGTTGGTATCGGGTTCATCACACAACGGGCTAGTAAAATAGAAGGGACCTAGCGTATACTCGGTCTGATCGCGGTACACCAAGGTGGCCGGAAGGCTAAGCTTCACCCCTCTCCGTCCACCGGCAAAGTCTGTGAGAATGTTGCAAGTAGGGTGTGGAGACGACACCAATCTCACCCAGCATAGCTTCGTATTCAGTTTCTTCCCATTTATGAACTTTTTCACGATGATGTCGAATTGCCCCAATTCATCCGTCACGTCGCTCCCATAATACACCACTCTACTTCTCTCGTCCATGCATGTTATCGATACCTTGCAACCTGTGACAGCCCAAATTAATGGCATGCATCAAACAATGTTTCTAGCTAACACAAACATGTATGTATGCTCTTCTATAACACATTTATATTAAagcaataaaaattatgtactGGTGTTACAGAGATTACATGACGGCCTGCTCCAGATAATTCCCTCAAAACGTACGTACCTTTGATGGGGTTGCCACCATGAGCCCATTCGTTCCAGCCCTGGGTGCAGTCCTGGCACAGTACCTTTCCCCCTACATGGATGACCCCGGTTTCTTTTTCAGCGATGGCTGAATCGGTGAAACCCATAACAATTGTTGCGGCAATTATCACCAAGGCCACAGTTTCCATCTCCCCCCTCTCTGCAGAATCAGTTTTAGTTTGTTAAGGACCTCCAAAACCAGTTGGAAGACGACGACTACGAATAATAAGTAGATATACGCAAAGGAGCGGGAGTCGTCTTAATTTGTGTAGGTAGGAGTGAGTGGGAGGCCACTATATATTTTCGACGTGCAACCCACTTCGCAGCAAATATTATCTAGTCCTATACGTCATCTTAGTTTGTACAACTCCGTTATTAGCTGGCGCGTCCGTCAAGattaattcattaatattgTTCTTCAAGACGAAATTAAAGATAGATAgataggttaaaaaaaaaaaaaaaaggagaggagacggaaagaaacaaaattacaaCGCTACAAATGACTACAGTTTTTAACagttttgaagagaaaaatgaaataaaataaactcatccAAGTTACtccttttttccttctcttaacactacatttgaatgttgaacAATTGAAGTGATTgcagataatttgtgaataataaaaaaaaaataataaataatttgtaaataatagtaaactatttgaaataatagtgaaataatctAAGATTAAAGTTCGTTTGGATTAGTggttcatctcatcttattattacaactttcataaatttctacacaaaatataataaataatttaattttttcaaatctaaaaataataataataataatataacaatattttattcaatttttaacttttatctaaaatcatttcatctatctcactatccaaaccagacaAGAAATAGAGGGAAGGGAAAGAGTCGTAGAAGGATAACAGCACATGATCATCCTTCTCTCCCTCCCACCCACCCACCCTACCTGCTAGTAGCAGTCACAGGGTGTAAGATAAGTACCCTGAGCAGAaccagggagagagagaaagaggggggtAGGTCATTGAGCTGTGGACTACAacttgaaagaaaacaaatggcTCGGATTCGTTTATTGTTGAGTTGGTTGGTTTCACAACACAAAACTATATTTGTGGATCAAGAAGCTTTAAAGATACTATTACATTGATGTACAGAGAGAAGAAGCTAGCTTTGGGAAATCAATCGATCAATCCAAAAAGcgaaaaacataaatcttaaacAAATTCTCTCAGGATGCttttactaatattataataaggCACGTTAAAAGAACGTTGCCCGATCTGGCTCCATGCCGAATGAGAGACTTGAGGTCATCACAACAATCCTGCTGCCTTGAGGGCATTGTTGAACTCTTCATCGCTATCCCACCTATTAACCTGCATAATAGTACAAAAAAATAGTTTACAACTTAGAGccaa
This genomic interval from Juglans regia cultivar Chandler chromosome 3, Walnut 2.0, whole genome shotgun sequence contains the following:
- the LOC108985269 gene encoding pistil-specific extensin-like protein, with product METVALVIIAATIVMGFTDSAIAEKETGVIHVGGKVLCQDCTQGWNEWAHGGNPIKGCKVSITCMDERSRVVYYGSDVTDELGQFDIIVKKFINGKKLNTKLCWVRLVSSPHPTCNILTDFAGGRRGVKLSLPATLVYRDQTEYTLGPFYFTSPLCDEPDTNDNSDDPQGTHY